The following coding sequences lie in one Acidimicrobiia bacterium genomic window:
- a CDS encoding nitroreductase family protein: MTEPRFIPYRPPRLPPEETRRRAREFYEMLDGRRSVRMFSPDPVPREVIEDLVRTASTAPSGAHRQPWRFVLVGDLEVKTAIRDAAEAEERENYLGGRLPPDWLEALAPLGTDENKPYLEIAPWLVVLFEERYQVDADGARRKNFYVKESVGIAAGMFVAAVHHAGLATLPHTPSPMAFLAKVLGRPENERPFALFPVGYPAPDCVVPDIQRKRLEEVIADPPDSAAGSG; this comes from the coding sequence ATGACCGAGCCGAGATTCATCCCCTACCGACCACCCCGGCTCCCCCCCGAGGAAACCCGGCGGCGGGCGCGGGAGTTCTACGAGATGCTCGATGGCCGGCGTAGTGTCCGGATGTTCTCCCCCGACCCGGTGCCCCGCGAAGTCATCGAAGACCTCGTCCGAACCGCGTCGACCGCTCCCTCTGGTGCCCACCGGCAGCCGTGGCGGTTCGTCCTGGTCGGTGATCTCGAAGTGAAGACTGCGATCCGCGACGCCGCCGAGGCCGAGGAGCGCGAGAACTACCTGGGGGGCCGCCTCCCCCCGGACTGGCTCGAAGCCCTCGCTCCGCTGGGCACGGATGAGAACAAGCCCTACCTGGAGATCGCCCCCTGGCTGGTGGTGCTCTTCGAGGAGCGGTACCAGGTGGACGCCGACGGCGCACGGCGGAAGAACTTCTACGTCAAGGAAAGCGTCGGCATCGCCGCCGGGATGTTCGTGGCGGCAGTGCACCACGCCGGCCTGGCGACGCTGCCCCACACCCCCAGCCCCATGGCATTCCTGGCGAAGGTGCTCGGCCGGCCCGAGAACGAGCGACCGTTCGCCCTCTTCCCGGTGGGCTACCCGGCACCCGACTGCGTGGTACCCGACATCCAAAGAAAGCGCCTCGAAGAAGTGAT